GTTCGCGTTTCCATATCGAAATAGGGCGTCATTTCATCGCCAACGGAATTGATCTTGCTACCTGCCTTTTTGGGTTCTTTGAAAATATTTTTTTTCGCATTGTATGTTGTATACCATATGTCCAGTCCGCCCTTACCGCCCGGTCTGTCGCTCACAAAATACAAGATTTCATCCCCCTTGCGTGAGTCAGTGCCCACGGTGGGTTGTGTACTGGTGTATCTGGGATCGTTGATTTCATCATTAAGTTTCTCGGGACTGGTCCATTTTCCTTCCCTGAGATAACTGATATAAATGGCGCACACTACCTGGTCCATTTCATTGGGCTGGCATCGGGTGAAATAAAAGCGCTGGCCATCGGGTGAAAAGGCACCATTGCCGGTATTCACTTTGTCCTGATTAAAAGGTCCGGTGAATTCGCCGGTACTTTTCCAGGTTTCTCCCTCCTTTTTTGCAGCATAGAATTTTCTTACCGGCATATTTTCAGCGGAATCTATGACCACATACAGGATCTTATCCGATTTAAGGGAAGCATAGATCATCTGGTCGGCGGCGACGGAAATGGGACTGAATTCCACATGGGCTTTGTTGATGGAAGTATCCAGGTGGGTGATTTCCACTTCCAGTGCTGAATCGATCAGACTCGGAGCGATCTTACAACCTTCCGCACATTCTTTGGCGAGGGTTGTATATTTCTTGGAATCAGGACCATCGCGGTATGCCTTCCGGAATTTATTAAAAAGCGGTTCGGCTTCTTTGTGCTTCCCTGTCATCTGCAACATCTGGGCATAATAGAAGAGCGCCAGCGTGTATTTATCCGGATCAGCGTCGTAGACTGTCTTGAACAGCTCCAGGGCGGTGGCGTAATCACGGGCTCTCAGGTATTGCTGAGCTAACAGGTAAGTGATGCCGGAGTTTCCGGGTTTGAGTTCAAGGTATCTTTGGAAATAATCGATGGCGGAATACGGGTCTCCCATTCTGGCTGCTTGCTGACCGAAGCGTTTCAGTCGGCCCGGTTTCATGGCGTTGATGTCTTCGGACGTCGTTTGCGCAGCGGCATTAAAACCGGCGATCAGCAACAGAAAAAATACAATGGCTTGCTTAAAGGCGGTCACAGGGGATTGCTAATTTGGAAGGTACAGAACTTTTACAACGGTATATGATGGAGAATTCCAATGCACCTTTGTTATTGGTGTAAACCTCCAGGCTTGAAATGTTGATGTCGTAGCTGAGACCCACATCCACACGGTTGAACTGGACACCCATCGTGGCAATGCCCGCATCCATGTTACGCTTGATCCCATCCCTGAACAAACCGCCCACGAATAAGGATTTGATCTTGTACTTGTTCTCCCCCACGTTATATCCTGCGAGGCCACCTAATACGGCATCCTGTGCATTGACCGTAGACATGAAGAGGAGGGTGGGGCGAAGGTAAATGCGGTTACTCACATCAAACCGACCGCAGATGTAATAAGTCGTGCGGTGTTTAAGCCGGTTGCCTGTGCTAAAAAATGTTTCCCTGGGATGATTGATATGGAAGAAAGCCGCTCCGACTTCGGGTTGGAACTTATTGAAGCGCTTTGTCCATCCGATACCTGCATTGAGATCGAAATAAGAAAGGGACGGTCCTATGCCCTGTGCGTTTTCGTTATTTGGCAGTGATGGATCTGAAGAATTGAACTGCCCCAGGGAATTATCCCATTGATTGGGGAAAGACAAAGCATCAATGGAAAAACTCTTCATGATGTATCCCGCCTGGAGACCCATGTGAATCGTATGCCCCCAGACGCGTTTGTGATAACCCGCGGAGAGGTACATTTTATTACCGGTAAGTTTTGCGTCTCCTGATTTGTCATGCACCAGGATGATCCCGGCGCTGAAATGCTGATCCTTTAGGAAAAGCTGACGCTCATATGATAAGGAGAGTGTGCGGTAAGGGATCCCCAATTCTTTCCATTGTTGCCGGTAGTTGTTGGCTAGTCGGCAATCCCCCACAAAGTTGCCTGTTTCGGCAGGATTGAGGGTTAGCGGCGATGCATAAAACTGAGAGAAATGTACATCCTGACTGAAAACCCGGGGTGAAATCAGGAGATAAACAAACAGAAAGAAAAGAAGGGACGGCTTTATGCGCAAAACTTATTATATTTGATGAATAAAGGTAGTTAATCTTCGCAAATAATTGCAAATCATTTGAAAAAGGTCCGTAATTTCATCATTCACCCTTTTTGTTTGATTGCACTGCTGTCTCTTACGACCGGCTTGGTATCAGGTCAGGTCACAGCGGATTTTACGTCCAATAAAACGGCAGGCTGCAGTCCACAAACAATTATTTTCAACAACCTGTCCACCGGCCCCATTACCTATTGGGAGTGGCGATTCGGAAATGGCAATACATCGTTTTTGAAAAACCCAGTCGCTACCTATGGTGATCCTGGAAAATATACAGTAACCCTGATCGTATCGGATGGTGCCAACCGTGATACCCTTACATTGGTTGATTACATTACAATTTATAAGAATCCGGTGGCGGATTTTACAGGTACGGGCGGAGGCAAGGGTTGCCAGCCGTTTACGGTGAACTTCAATGACCTTACAACCCTGGGAGATGGTAGCATTAACCAGTGGATATGGGATTTTGGAGATGGGAATATTAACAACTCCGGTAATCCGAACCCTACACATACCTATACCACAACCGGTTCTTATCCGGTATCCTTACAGGTGATAGATGTCAACGGATGTTCAAGCAATCTTTTGATCCCGAATTATGTTCAGGTATCCGAATCACCCAATTTATCCAACATCACCGCCAATGTAACTTCGGCATGTACCCCACCATTAGCGGTTAACTTCGGAACCACCACCAGCGGTAGCGGACCTTTTACATTTCAATGGGATTTTGGGGATGGTACGACAACCAATCAGCCGACGCCTTCACATACCTATACGAGCACAGGCGGATACAATGTAACGGTGATCGTAACAAATAGTGCAGGATGTTCGGACACCCTTGTAAAACCCAACTTCATTATCATCGATGTACCTACTGCCGGGATCAATCTGCCGGACACGGTTTGCGTCAATACCAATGTCACTTTTGGTAATTCATCTTCGGGTGCTTCCTCCTACAGATGGAATTTTGGCGACGGTGGTACAAGCAATTCTGTTCAGCCCGTTCATAAGTATAACGCCACGGGAACTTACACTGTCACGCTGATTGCCAGGGACGGTAGTGCAACCTGCCAGGATACGGTGACAAAAACGATCGAGGTGATTGATATGATCGCCAACTTTTCCTCAACACCGAATTACGGTTGTCAATTGCCTCATACCGTAAATTTCACCGATCTGAGCACAGGCGCCGTGTCATGGCAATGGAATTTCGGTAACGGTGCTACATCTGCTCAAAAGAATCCCACTTATACCTATAATACCGCCGGAACATACACGGTCACACTGGTTGCTACCAACGCCTACGGTTGTAAAAAAACCATCGTGATGACCAATCATGTCGTTATTAACCCCATTGATGCGGACTTCAGCCCGGATATTGATGAAGGCTGTGCGCCTCTAACGGTCAACTTCACCGATCAGACCTCCTCAGATTCAACCATCACATCATGGCAATGGGTCTTTGATGATGGGAATACCTCTTCCCAACAGAATCCCACCAATACTTTCATGCAGGATGGAGATTTTACTGTTACCCTCGTGGTGACTAATAAACTCGGTTGTGTCGACAGTGTCAAGAAGGTTATTGAGGTGGGAAAGAAGATGACCCCGGACTTTTCTGTGGATCGTGATACCACCTGCGCATTTGACGGTGCGAATTTCACGGATTTGAGTATCGATTCGTTAGGCCTGATTGATTACTGGTATTGGAATCACTTTGGTGATGGTGGCACAGATCCAAATCCTGACCCATTTCATCAATATGTTGATACGGGCTGGATGACTGTTACCCTCATTACCGGCTATAATGGATGTTATGATACAC
The Flavobacteriales bacterium genome window above contains:
- a CDS encoding PD40 domain-containing protein, with translation MTAFKQAIVFFLLLIAGFNAAAQTTSEDINAMKPGRLKRFGQQAARMGDPYSAIDYFQRYLELKPGNSGITYLLAQQYLRARDYATALELFKTVYDADPDKYTLALFYYAQMLQMTGKHKEAEPLFNKFRKAYRDGPDSKKYTTLAKECAEGCKIAPSLIDSALEVEITHLDTSINKAHVEFSPISVAADQMIYASLKSDKILYVVIDSAENMPVRKFYAAKKEGETWKSTGEFTGPFNQDKVNTGNGAFSPDGQRFYFTRCQPNEMDQVVCAIYISYLREGKWTSPEKLNDEINDPRYTSTQPTVGTDSRKGDEILYFVSDRPGGKGGLDIWYTTYNAKKNIFKEPKKAGSKINSVGDEMTPYFDMETRTLYFSSDGFPGLGGLDIFKSVGERTRWSEPQNVGYPINSVADDIYFTVGKTREEGFFVSNREGGVALKNPTCCDDIYSYRWLKYVHVAI
- a CDS encoding PorP/SprF family type IX secretion system membrane protein, giving the protein MRIKPSLLFFLFVYLLISPRVFSQDVHFSQFYASPLTLNPAETGNFVGDCRLANNYRQQWKELGIPYRTLSLSYERQLFLKDQHFSAGIILVHDKSGDAKLTGNKMYLSAGYHKRVWGHTIHMGLQAGYIMKSFSIDALSFPNQWDNSLGQFNSSDPSLPNNENAQGIGPSLSYFDLNAGIGWTKRFNKFQPEVGAAFFHINHPRETFFSTGNRLKHRTTYYICGRFDVSNRIYLRPTLLFMSTVNAQDAVLGGLAGYNVGENKYKIKSLFVGGLFRDGIKRNMDAGIATMGVQFNRVDVGLSYDINISSLEVYTNNKGALEFSIIYRCKSSVPSKLAIPCDRL